One Brevibacterium spongiae DNA segment encodes these proteins:
- a CDS encoding ATP-binding cassette domain-containing protein, whose amino-acid sequence MESATETLAEDAGTDEKSIAVHSWSMSGKQGEVFDDVDLEIPAGGLAIVRGPAGSGKTSLLLSLAGRMRVTSGEGRLGELDLRKQARAVRGRVAVGHVDGLTDLENDFTVAQHVAERQIMLQPWYKPWVSKSSLREVIDLIRETLQSATEFIDEQPEGAFSTTDAQRADFLIDDDGEVFVSELSELQKFFLEFGLACLSRPPIVVIDNIDYLRESDDRARAWAGILIYQQLRKTRDPDDPLTVIVSCEDSGEFDIASRSLGSNAEPTAVIELELPAGHPPHRHSRH is encoded by the coding sequence ATGGAGAGCGCAACCGAGACTCTCGCCGAGGACGCAGGCACCGACGAGAAGTCGATCGCGGTGCACAGCTGGTCCATGTCCGGCAAGCAGGGCGAGGTCTTCGATGACGTCGACCTCGAGATCCCGGCAGGCGGACTCGCGATCGTGCGTGGACCCGCCGGCAGCGGCAAGACCTCTCTGCTCCTGTCCCTGGCTGGAAGGATGCGGGTGACGAGCGGGGAGGGCCGCCTCGGCGAACTCGATCTCCGCAAGCAGGCGCGAGCCGTGCGCGGTCGCGTCGCGGTCGGACATGTCGACGGTCTGACCGATCTCGAGAACGACTTCACCGTGGCGCAGCACGTTGCCGAACGTCAGATCATGCTGCAGCCCTGGTACAAGCCGTGGGTGTCGAAGTCATCGCTGCGTGAGGTCATCGACCTCATCCGCGAGACCCTCCAGTCGGCGACGGAGTTCATCGACGAACAGCCCGAAGGGGCGTTCTCGACCACAGATGCCCAACGTGCCGACTTCCTCATCGACGATGACGGTGAGGTCTTCGTCTCAGAGCTCAGCGAGCTGCAGAAGTTCTTCCTCGAATTCGGGCTGGCCTGCCTGAGCCGACCGCCCATCGTCGTCATCGACAATATCGACTACCTGCGCGAATCCGACGATCGAGCGCGCGCGTGGGCCGGCATCCTCATCTATCAGCAGCTGCGGAAGACTCGCGATCCGGACGATCCGCTCACGGTCATCGTCTCCTGTGAGGACTCGGGCGAATTCGACATCGCGAGCCGCTCTCTGGGATCCAATGCAGAACCGACCGCCGTGATCGAACTGGAGCTGCCGGCCGGTCACCCGCCCCATCGGCACTCCCGACATTGA
- a CDS encoding tellurite resistance/C4-dicarboxylate transporter family protein produces the protein MSTAEHGRIQRHRAWGLSPSTLAPGCFASVMATGIVSIGAQLKGLHLLSDVLFWLAVALYLFFIALTLIRVVRCRDAVRTDLHDPRRAFGFFTAVAGTNVLATALIGRGMVGPALILFAIGIVLWLALGYGIPFTAVLGSSLRPVSKGVNGTWLVWVVAAQSVAVVASSLALETAGTESAPAGFIVFLTLTAVVMWAVGVALYAVCAIAIGVRVLRHRFGPEHLDAPYWVTMGALAITIVAGSRILELENSPVIDATRIVVGGSSTLLWAIATWLVPALIAAGIWRHFVHRLPMGYSAGLWSMVFPVGMYAVASILLGRSDRLPGIEWIGLHWFWVGLVVWTVVFVAMATSFVRTVRRS, from the coding sequence ATGAGTACAGCGGAACACGGTCGCATACAGCGGCACAGGGCCTGGGGGCTGAGTCCGTCGACTCTTGCGCCCGGGTGCTTCGCCTCGGTGATGGCCACCGGGATCGTTTCGATCGGCGCTCAGCTCAAGGGGCTGCATCTGCTCAGCGACGTCCTGTTCTGGCTGGCCGTCGCCCTCTATCTGTTCTTCATCGCCCTGACTCTCATTCGAGTGGTCCGCTGTCGAGACGCCGTGCGCACCGATCTTCATGATCCGCGACGCGCCTTCGGATTCTTCACCGCGGTGGCGGGCACGAATGTGTTGGCCACAGCTCTGATCGGCCGCGGGATGGTGGGACCTGCGCTCATTCTCTTCGCCATCGGCATCGTCCTGTGGCTGGCGCTCGGGTACGGGATTCCCTTCACCGCGGTCCTCGGCTCGAGCCTTCGCCCAGTGTCGAAGGGCGTCAACGGCACGTGGCTGGTCTGGGTTGTCGCGGCTCAGTCCGTCGCAGTCGTCGCTTCGAGCCTCGCGCTGGAGACCGCGGGGACCGAGTCCGCCCCGGCAGGCTTCATCGTGTTCCTCACTCTGACTGCTGTCGTCATGTGGGCCGTGGGGGTGGCCCTCTATGCCGTCTGCGCGATCGCGATCGGTGTGCGGGTGCTGCGGCATCGCTTCGGGCCCGAGCATCTCGATGCACCGTACTGGGTGACGATGGGCGCTCTGGCGATCACGATCGTTGCGGGTTCGCGGATCCTCGAGCTGGAGAACTCTCCGGTCATCGATGCCACTCGCATCGTCGTCGGTGGTTCGTCGACGCTGCTGTGGGCGATCGCCACGTGGCTCGTCCCGGCTCTCATTGCCGCTGGAATTTGGCGGCACTTCGTCCACCGCTTGCCGATGGGGTACTCGGCCGGACTGTGGAGCATGGTCTTCCCCGTGGGCATGTACGCGGTGGCGAGCATACTTCTGGGACGCTCGGACCGCCTGCCGGGGATCGAGTGGATCGGCCTGCACTGGTTCTGGGTCGGCCTGGTCGTGTGGACAGTCGTCTTCGTCGCGATGGCCACGTCGTTCGTGCGGACCGTCCGGCGCTCCTGA
- a CDS encoding DUF805 domain-containing protein, with amino-acid sequence MKVTMSYDANAAYNSDSDVPGPGMPGGQGYDGLEYGGSPRGAASPDDLSLPLYGATFGQAVKRFFKNYVKFSGRASRSEFWFAYLFTILVGIIPMILGFAGSMIATLSASGDSYNSTPPAGATALMATAGILLLVTFLATIIPYIAVCWRRLHDANLAGPFYFLLLIPFFGVIIFIVLMVMEPKPEGQRFDR; translated from the coding sequence ATGAAAGTCACTATGTCCTACGACGCGAACGCAGCATACAATTCCGACTCCGACGTGCCCGGCCCAGGAATGCCTGGCGGGCAGGGCTATGACGGGCTCGAGTATGGCGGATCGCCCCGCGGTGCCGCCAGTCCCGACGACCTCTCGCTTCCCCTCTACGGCGCGACCTTCGGCCAGGCCGTCAAACGTTTCTTCAAGAACTACGTGAAGTTCTCGGGACGTGCTTCACGCAGCGAGTTCTGGTTCGCTTACCTCTTCACGATCCTCGTGGGAATCATCCCCATGATTCTGGGGTTTGCCGGGTCGATGATCGCCACGCTCTCGGCATCGGGGGACTCCTACAACTCAACCCCTCCGGCTGGCGCGACTGCCCTCATGGCCACTGCCGGAATTCTGTTGCTGGTCACCTTCTTGGCCACGATCATTCCGTACATTGCAGTCTGTTGGCGACGTCTGCACGACGCAAACCTCGCCGGACCCTTCTATTTCCTCTTGCTGATTCCCTTCTTCGGCGTCATCATCTTCATCGTCCTGATGGTCATGGAGCCGAAGCCTGAAGGGCAGCGATTCGACCGCTGA
- a CDS encoding DUF805 domain-containing protein produces the protein MSYDANAAYNSGSGAPGQGAPGAGMPGGQGYGGQGFGGAPRGAATPDDLSLPLYGAKFGQAVKRFFKNYVKFSGRASRSEFWWATLFCVLIALVPYILFIIGAVMMAVSASADPYGGGAPSGGGAALMGIGGVLLGLIFLATLVPSISVSWRRLHDAGFSGLFYLLTLTSIGAIVVIVMTIMPPKPEGQRYDN, from the coding sequence ATGTCCTACGACGCGAACGCAGCATACAACTCAGGTTCCGGGGCTCCCGGCCAAGGAGCACCGGGTGCCGGAATGCCCGGTGGTCAGGGCTACGGCGGGCAGGGCTTCGGTGGCGCACCTCGCGGTGCCGCCACCCCCGATGACCTCTCGCTCCCGCTCTACGGTGCGAAGTTCGGCCAGGCCGTCAAGCGCTTCTTCAAGAACTACGTGAAGTTCAGCGGCCGCGCCTCACGCAGCGAGTTCTGGTGGGCGACACTGTTCTGCGTGCTCATTGCGCTCGTGCCTTATATTCTCTTCATCATCGGAGCTGTCATGATGGCGGTCTCAGCCTCCGCCGATCCCTACGGGGGCGGCGCGCCCTCCGGTGGCGGCGCTGCGCTGATGGGTATCGGCGGAGTCCTCTTGGGGTTGATCTTCCTTGCGACGCTCGTGCCGTCGATCTCCGTCTCCTGGCGTCGCCTCCATGATGCCGGCTTCTCCGGTCTGTTCTACCTGCTCACTCTGACCTCTATCGGCGCAATCGTCGTCATCGTCATGACGATCATGCCGCCCAAGCCCGAGGGCCAGCGCTACGACAACTGA
- a CDS encoding MFS transporter: MRASADNENTGDETPGDTGAGASILHQPRAVWAVAFAAVIAFMGIGLVDPILPAISAELDATPAQSMLLFTSYLFITGGMMFFTSFLSSRIGAKTTLLIGLVLIVAFAALAGISGSVDQIIGFRAGWGLGNALFISTALSTIVGAASGGAEKAIILYEAALGVGIATGPLLGGLLGGILWRGPFFGTAVLMAIGFIAIIVLLPGKNSGSGLHTSPEPIRLSATFRALARPGVLVLGVAALLYNFGFFILLAYSPFPVEAAAAKMGIEDFGAMGLGWVFFGWGLCVAITSVFVAPLLTKRLGRRRSLVVTLIALAVLLFVMAFLVESFVGIIVCIVVAGMLLGVLNTVFTESAMEVSDLPRPVASGTYSGVRFIGGAVAPIVAGSVSESISAGAPYFFGAGVVVLAVIVIAIGWKAIRRVDGHIDESPVDEAYALTGGDA; the protein is encoded by the coding sequence ATGCGAGCGTCAGCAGACAACGAAAACACAGGGGACGAAACACCCGGCGACACCGGGGCGGGAGCGTCCATTCTCCATCAGCCGCGAGCCGTCTGGGCAGTCGCCTTCGCCGCCGTCATCGCCTTTATGGGCATCGGCCTTGTCGACCCGATCCTGCCGGCGATCTCGGCTGAACTCGACGCCACTCCCGCCCAGTCGATGCTGCTGTTCACCAGCTACCTGTTCATCACCGGCGGCATGATGTTCTTCACGAGCTTCCTGTCCTCGCGCATCGGCGCGAAGACCACGCTGCTCATCGGCCTCGTCCTCATCGTCGCGTTCGCCGCTCTTGCCGGAATCTCCGGTTCCGTCGACCAGATCATCGGTTTCCGTGCCGGTTGGGGGCTCGGCAACGCGCTCTTCATCTCGACCGCATTGTCGACGATCGTCGGTGCTGCTTCCGGCGGCGCGGAGAAGGCGATCATCCTCTACGAGGCGGCTCTGGGCGTCGGCATCGCCACCGGGCCTCTGCTCGGCGGACTGCTCGGCGGCATTTTGTGGCGCGGGCCGTTCTTCGGCACCGCCGTGCTCATGGCGATCGGTTTCATCGCCATCATCGTTCTGCTGCCCGGGAAGAACTCCGGCAGCGGACTGCATACTTCGCCTGAGCCGATCAGGCTCAGCGCAACCTTCCGCGCGCTCGCGCGCCCCGGCGTCCTCGTCCTCGGCGTGGCCGCCCTGCTGTACAACTTCGGATTCTTCATCCTGCTGGCCTACAGCCCGTTCCCGGTCGAAGCCGCCGCAGCGAAGATGGGCATCGAGGACTTCGGAGCGATGGGACTCGGCTGGGTCTTCTTCGGCTGGGGACTCTGCGTCGCCATCACCTCGGTCTTCGTCGCCCCGCTGCTGACGAAGCGCCTGGGACGCCGCCGCAGCCTCGTCGTCACTCTCATCGCGTTGGCCGTTCTGCTGTTCGTGATGGCCTTCCTCGTCGAATCCTTCGTCGGAATCATCGTCTGCATCGTCGTGGCCGGAATGCTCCTCGGCGTGCTCAACACCGTCTTCACCGAATCGGCCATGGAGGTCAGCGATCTGCCTCGCCCCGTCGCCTCGGGCACGTACTCGGGTGTCCGTTTCATCGGCGGAGCCGTTGCTCCGATCGTCGCCGGATCTGTCTCCGAATCGATCAGCGCGGGTGCGCCCTACTTCTTCGGTGCGGGTGTCGTCGTCCTGGCCGTCATCGTCATCGCGATCGGCTGGAAGGCCATTCGTCGGGTCGACGGACACATCGACGAGTCACCGGTAGACGAGGCCTACGCGCTCACCGGAGGCGATGCCTGA
- a CDS encoding MarR family winged helix-turn-helix transcriptional regulator, with translation MDDVDSGELVSRLVVVSSRLTRAFRRVIGNENSLAALRALAVVEQYQPVRVGHFAQGYLSSQPAATKLLAKLEEAGLVVREASPTDGRASQFSLTDAGRARLAENRSIMIDQMQPYFESLSPEERLSVDRALGLVSDFLKDRHPVDCVDEPADESVEAPADGPPAESEGPDAASGTPAS, from the coding sequence ATGGATGATGTGGATTCAGGTGAGCTCGTATCGCGTCTTGTCGTCGTTTCGTCGCGACTGACCAGGGCCTTCCGGCGAGTGATCGGCAACGAGAACTCATTGGCGGCCCTGCGCGCGCTTGCGGTCGTCGAACAGTATCAGCCTGTGCGGGTCGGACATTTCGCGCAAGGGTATCTGAGTTCGCAGCCTGCCGCGACGAAGCTCCTCGCCAAACTCGAAGAGGCCGGACTCGTCGTCCGTGAGGCGAGCCCCACTGATGGGCGCGCCTCGCAGTTCTCGCTCACCGATGCCGGACGGGCGCGCCTGGCCGAGAACCGTTCGATCATGATCGACCAGATGCAGCCGTACTTCGAATCACTGTCGCCGGAAGAGCGGCTGAGCGTCGATCGTGCGCTCGGTCTGGTCTCGGACTTCCTCAAGGACCGGCATCCCGTCGACTGTGTCGACGAGCCTGCGGACGAGTCGGTCGAGGCGCCCGCGGATGGGCCTCCCGCCGAGTCCGAGGGGCCGGATGCGGCCTCTGGCACGCCTGCGAGCTAG
- the ribD gene encoding bifunctional diaminohydroxyphosphoribosylaminopyrimidine deaminase/5-amino-6-(5-phosphoribosylamino)uracil reductase RibD — MGAQLTDPAEFTELESAAMTAALNAAREGFRGANPLVGAAILTDDGTIVTGHHGGAGTPHAEVDVITTAHDLGIDLSTATLLVTLEPCSHQGRTGPCTEAIRAAGIPSVIFASPDPNPLASGGGEILAEAGLTVRSGLHLEDSRALNARWLRAMNDARPFVTVKIAQSLDGAVAAADGTSQWITSQESRSHAHEIRSRVDAILVGTGTALSDDPRLNARGSDGMELEHQPRPVVLGTTELPAESFLALNPDTLQLRTHDVGEAVDRLYTEGVRHLLVEGGPRILAAFFTAGIVDEVFCYQAPLLLGQGRDSVDGLDIGTLTDALHLSLDDTEVPAVSRLGPDVLLHFVTAT, encoded by the coding sequence ATGGGCGCGCAGCTCACGGACCCAGCGGAGTTCACCGAACTCGAATCCGCGGCGATGACCGCCGCCCTCAACGCTGCCCGCGAAGGGTTCCGCGGAGCGAATCCGCTGGTGGGCGCCGCGATCCTGACCGACGACGGCACGATCGTCACCGGTCATCACGGCGGTGCCGGCACGCCCCACGCCGAGGTCGACGTCATCACCACCGCCCATGATCTCGGCATCGACCTGAGCACCGCGACCCTGCTGGTCACCCTCGAACCCTGCTCCCACCAGGGAAGGACCGGACCGTGCACCGAAGCGATCCGCGCCGCCGGTATCCCGTCCGTCATCTTCGCCTCCCCGGATCCGAATCCGCTGGCCTCCGGTGGGGGTGAGATCCTCGCCGAGGCGGGTCTCACCGTGCGCTCGGGACTGCATTTGGAGGACTCCCGCGCATTGAACGCCCGGTGGTTGCGCGCGATGAACGATGCCCGCCCCTTCGTCACAGTGAAGATCGCGCAGAGCCTCGATGGAGCCGTCGCCGCCGCCGATGGGACCAGCCAATGGATCACCTCGCAGGAGTCACGGTCGCACGCGCATGAGATCCGCTCCCGCGTCGACGCCATCCTCGTCGGCACCGGCACGGCACTGTCCGACGATCCGCGGCTCAACGCCCGCGGGTCTGATGGGATGGAGCTTGAGCACCAGCCGCGCCCCGTCGTGCTCGGCACCACAGAGTTGCCGGCCGAATCGTTCCTCGCGCTCAATCCCGACACCCTGCAGCTGCGCACCCATGACGTCGGCGAGGCCGTGGACCGACTGTACACCGAGGGGGTCCGCCACCTCCTCGTCGAGGGTGGCCCACGGATCCTCGCCGCCTTCTTCACCGCCGGGATCGTCGACGAGGTCTTCTGCTATCAGGCTCCGCTGCTCCTCGGGCAGGGCCGGGACAGCGTGGACGGACTCGACATCGGCACCTTGACCGACGCACTGCACCTGAGCCTCGACGACACCGAGGTGCCTGCCGTCTCCCGGCTGGGCCCCGACGTCCTGCTCCACTTCGTCACCGCGACCTAG
- a CDS encoding riboflavin synthase, whose protein sequence is MFTGIIEALGTVETIDYTNDSATITIDAGALVADLDLGGSLAVNGVCLTSTRRSAEQAPGLFTAEVMGETLRLTGLGTLGTGDRVNLERCTPASGRFDGHVVQGHVDGRGELIDRTDRPDWSTLRIAIPADLAPLTAVKGSIALNGVSLTLTAVSEPTDPASWVEVGLIPATLSHTTFGELEVGAAVNIEVDVLAKYTARLLSFSPSQTHNSTQQGVDHD, encoded by the coding sequence ATGTTCACCGGAATCATCGAAGCACTCGGCACCGTCGAGACCATCGACTACACGAACGATTCGGCCACGATCACCATCGACGCCGGGGCACTCGTCGCCGATCTCGATCTCGGCGGCTCTCTGGCCGTCAACGGAGTCTGCCTGACGTCGACGAGGCGTTCTGCCGAGCAGGCGCCGGGACTCTTCACCGCCGAGGTGATGGGCGAGACTCTGCGCCTGACAGGTCTCGGCACCCTGGGCACCGGCGACCGGGTCAACCTGGAACGCTGCACTCCCGCCTCGGGGCGTTTCGACGGCCACGTCGTGCAAGGTCACGTCGACGGCCGCGGCGAACTCATCGACCGCACCGACAGGCCAGACTGGTCGACCCTGCGCATCGCGATTCCCGCCGACCTCGCTCCGCTGACCGCGGTGAAGGGGTCCATCGCGCTCAACGGGGTGTCGCTGACGCTGACCGCCGTCTCGGAGCCGACCGATCCTGCCTCCTGGGTCGAGGTCGGACTCATCCCGGCCACCCTCTCGCACACGACCTTCGGCGAACTCGAGGTCGGCGCGGCGGTGAACATCGAGGTCGACGTGCTCGCGAAGTACACCGCCCGCCTCCTGTCCTTCTCACCATCTCAGACGCACAACAGCACTCAGCAAGGAGTCGATCATGACTGA
- the ribA gene encoding GTP cyclohydrolase II yields the protein MTESVAHESRLDSIADAIAAVAAGRPVLVVDDEDRENEGDLIMAAEYADAATMGFFVRHTSGVICAPMTAERAAALQLPPMVTDNEDPKGTAYTISCDAVGVTTGISAAERAETGRVLAAADPNPAAISRPGHVFPLIAKGGGVRERPGHTEAGVEFAQLAGAQPVAMIAEVVHDDGSMMRFDAVRDFADAHDLVMVSIEQLIAYLDERDVGESSVQSTAEVPLPSEHGSLRARAFTIDGHDHLGVFAGSIDAAGEGPAPLVRVHSECLTGDVFGSHRCDCGEQLDRALDLIGEQGGAVLYLTGHEGRGIGLSNKLRAYALQDQGWDTVDANRELGFTDDARDYRAAALILRSLGLTRIRLLTNNPAKTAALEELGVTVESVVPLEIAARPENTHYLATKRQRMHHALTLPEVTGTAHDGAGSTGAVAS from the coding sequence ATGACTGAATCAGTCGCTCACGAAAGCCGCCTCGATTCGATCGCGGACGCCATCGCCGCTGTCGCCGCCGGCCGCCCGGTCCTCGTCGTCGACGACGAGGACCGGGAGAACGAAGGCGACCTCATCATGGCAGCCGAATACGCTGATGCCGCGACGATGGGCTTCTTCGTCCGACACACCTCGGGCGTGATCTGCGCGCCGATGACCGCCGAGCGTGCCGCGGCCCTCCAGCTGCCGCCGATGGTCACTGACAACGAAGACCCGAAGGGCACCGCCTACACGATCAGCTGCGATGCCGTGGGGGTGACCACGGGAATCAGTGCCGCCGAACGTGCTGAGACCGGACGAGTCCTCGCCGCCGCCGACCCCAACCCAGCGGCGATCTCGCGACCCGGCCACGTCTTCCCGCTGATTGCGAAGGGCGGCGGAGTCCGCGAGCGCCCGGGCCACACCGAGGCGGGCGTAGAATTCGCGCAGCTGGCCGGGGCGCAGCCGGTGGCGATGATCGCCGAGGTGGTCCATGACGACGGATCGATGATGCGTTTCGACGCGGTCCGTGACTTCGCGGACGCCCATGACCTCGTCATGGTCTCGATCGAACAGCTCATCGCCTACCTCGATGAACGGGATGTGGGCGAATCGTCCGTGCAGTCGACCGCGGAGGTACCGCTGCCGTCGGAGCACGGGAGCCTGCGGGCCCGCGCATTCACCATCGACGGGCACGACCACCTCGGCGTGTTCGCGGGGTCGATCGACGCTGCCGGCGAGGGTCCGGCTCCGCTCGTGCGGGTGCATTCCGAGTGCCTGACCGGGGATGTCTTCGGCTCGCATCGGTGTGACTGCGGGGAGCAGCTCGATCGGGCACTCGACCTCATCGGCGAACAGGGCGGGGCGGTGCTCTACCTGACCGGGCACGAAGGGCGCGGGATCGGGCTGAGCAACAAGCTTCGCGCGTACGCGCTGCAGGATCAGGGGTGGGACACCGTGGATGCGAACCGGGAGCTCGGATTCACCGATGACGCACGCGACTATCGTGCCGCGGCGCTGATTCTGCGCTCGCTCGGGCTCACCCGCATCCGGCTGCTGACGAACAACCCGGCGAAGACCGCAGCGCTGGAGGAACTGGGCGTCACGGTCGAGTCCGTCGTGCCGCTCGAGATCGCCGCGCGTCCGGAGAACACCCACTACCTGGCCACGAAGCGGCAGCGGATGCACCATGCGCTCACGCTGCCCGAGGTCACCGGAACCGCTCATGACGGAGCCGGTTCCACCGGGGCAGTCGCCAGCTGA
- the ribH gene encoding 6,7-dimethyl-8-ribityllumazine synthase, which translates to MAHSGAPELTVDAAELRVAIVAASWHTQIMDGLVDGAQRAATEAGAEATLIRVPGSFELPVAAARLAPHFDAVVALGVVIRGGTPHFDYVCQAATDGLNRVAIDSGKPVGFGVLTCDTEQQGLDRAGLEGSQEDKGHEAMTAALVTTQALAPYSLG; encoded by the coding sequence ATGGCTCATTCCGGAGCACCTGAACTCACCGTCGACGCCGCCGAGCTGCGCGTGGCGATCGTCGCTGCCTCGTGGCACACCCAGATCATGGACGGACTCGTCGACGGGGCCCAACGCGCCGCGACCGAGGCCGGTGCCGAGGCCACGCTCATCCGCGTGCCCGGCAGCTTCGAACTGCCCGTCGCCGCGGCCCGACTGGCCCCGCATTTCGATGCGGTCGTCGCTCTCGGCGTGGTCATCCGCGGCGGCACACCGCACTTCGACTATGTCTGCCAGGCCGCCACCGACGGCCTGAACCGCGTGGCCATCGACTCCGGCAAACCTGTGGGCTTCGGCGTGCTCACCTGTGACACCGAACAGCAGGGGCTTGACCGCGCCGGACTCGAGGGCTCGCAGGAGGACAAGGGACACGAGGCGATGACCGCAGCCCTCGTCACCACCCAGGCTCTGGCGCCGTACTCCCTGGGCTGA
- a CDS encoding AAA family ATPase: protein MLGATGVGKTLSARHYSGVDDWEQWESFFSDTLGPVPERVLEARTAFFTPTVVATPKQIDQGLPRACQRISYAVDFAEHGIVDPYVHTESRSSGRTELLIIDEADRLKATGFEQVRDYFDHHHMGVILIGMPGIEKRLARYPQLYSRIGFAHEYRQLSADELTAVLARRLPAEGEATDGGVAHATAIATIVRITAGNFRLVDRLLTQIERVQTVNDLNELTPEVVEAARQALLIGH, encoded by the coding sequence GTGCTGGGGGCCACCGGGGTCGGCAAGACACTCTCCGCCCGGCACTATTCCGGAGTCGATGACTGGGAACAATGGGAATCCTTTTTCTCCGACACCCTCGGCCCTGTGCCGGAACGTGTTCTCGAGGCCCGCACTGCGTTTTTCACTCCCACGGTCGTGGCCACCCCGAAACAAATAGACCAGGGCCTGCCCCGAGCATGTCAACGCATCTCCTACGCCGTCGATTTCGCCGAGCACGGCATCGTCGACCCCTACGTCCATACCGAGTCCCGTTCCAGCGGACGCACCGAGCTGCTCATCATTGACGAAGCCGACCGTCTTAAGGCCACCGGCTTTGAGCAAGTCCGTGACTACTTCGACCATCACCATATGGGCGTCATCCTCATTGGTATGCCGGGCATCGAGAAACGCCTCGCCCGCTACCCGCAGCTCTACAGCCGTATCGGCTTCGCTCACGAGTACCGCCAGTTGAGCGCGGACGAACTCACCGCAGTCCTGGCCAGACGACTTCCAGCTGAGGGCGAGGCAACCGATGGTGGCGTCGCCCACGCAACCGCGATCGCGACTATCGTCCGGATCACCGCAGGCAACTTCCGCCTCGTCGACCGTTTACTCACCCAGATCGAGCGCGTGCAGACCGTGAACGACCTCAACGAGTTGACGCCCGAGGTTGTCGAGGCAGCTCGGCAGGCTCTCCTCATCGGTCACTAA
- a CDS encoding Mu transposase C-terminal domain-containing protein: protein MIEALALRCPEPSVAFVHRRVSGIAADRGLPAPSYSSVRGIIGAIDPGLRTLAQHGDAAYRDQFELVFRRTTLNPNEQWQADHTLLDVAVLDQAGVPVRPWLTVLLDDYSRAVAGYTLFLGAPSAEQTALALHQAVNQKTNPAWPVCGLPDVLYSDHGSDFTSVRLERVCLDTQIQLIHSRIGVPQGRGKIERFYGSITTELLPHLPGYIPHGTNGEPLTDPALSLEQLDAILERFIVTEYNQRPHSETHQAPVHRWAASGFIPRAPVRPEDLDLLLLTAATTRKVQRDGIQFSSTRYVSPVLAAYVGEQVTIRFDPRDVGEIRVYFNDDYLCRAIAPELAAESVSLRELQAARSQRRRDLKRQLRHRRSLADALPIDSRYVAPEPPEAEPVGVDEVPPRHGLRLYATD from the coding sequence ATGATCGAAGCTCTGGCGCTTCGTTGCCCCGAGCCCTCAGTCGCGTTTGTTCATCGCCGAGTCAGCGGCATAGCTGCCGATCGGGGACTGCCCGCGCCAAGCTACTCCAGCGTCCGGGGGATCATTGGTGCCATCGACCCGGGCCTGCGCACACTCGCCCAGCACGGCGATGCCGCCTACCGGGACCAGTTCGAATTGGTTTTCCGCCGCACCACATTGAACCCGAACGAACAGTGGCAAGCCGACCACACGCTCTTAGACGTTGCAGTACTCGACCAAGCTGGCGTGCCGGTTCGGCCGTGGTTGACGGTGCTGCTGGATGACTACTCCCGCGCAGTCGCCGGCTACACCCTCTTCCTGGGTGCCCCATCAGCCGAACAGACTGCGCTGGCACTACACCAAGCGGTCAATCAGAAGACGAATCCTGCCTGGCCGGTCTGCGGCCTGCCAGATGTGCTCTATTCCGATCACGGCTCGGACTTCACCTCCGTCCGCCTCGAACGGGTTTGCCTGGACACGCAGATACAGCTCATCCACTCACGCATCGGCGTTCCGCAGGGGCGAGGGAAGATCGAGCGGTTCTATGGCTCCATCACCACCGAGCTCTTGCCGCACCTACCCGGGTATATCCCGCACGGAACGAACGGAGAACCTCTCACGGACCCGGCGCTCAGTCTTGAGCAACTCGACGCGATCCTGGAAAGATTCATTGTCACCGAATACAACCAGCGCCCACACTCCGAAACCCACCAAGCCCCCGTCCACCGCTGGGCAGCTTCCGGCTTCATACCGCGAGCCCCAGTACGGCCGGAGGATTTGGACCTACTTCTGCTGACTGCGGCGACTACAAGGAAGGTCCAACGCGACGGGATTCAGTTCTCCTCCACCCGGTATGTGTCCCCGGTGCTGGCCGCCTACGTCGGTGAACAGGTAACTATCCGGTTCGACCCGCGCGATGTCGGCGAGATCCGCGTCTATTTCAATGATGATTACCTTTGCCGCGCGATCGCTCCCGAGCTCGCCGCCGAGTCCGTCTCGCTACGAGAGCTGCAGGCTGCCCGGTCGCAACGTCGCCGTGACCTCAAGCGACAGCTGCGCCACCGCCGCAGCCTCGCCGACGCGCTGCCGATTGACAGCCGTTATGTCGCGCCTGAACCACCCGAAGCGGAACCGGTCGGCGTCGACGAAGTCCCGCCACGACACGGATTGCGTCTCTATGCCACCGACTGA